Proteins from one Triticum aestivum cultivar Chinese Spring chromosome 7A, IWGSC CS RefSeq v2.1, whole genome shotgun sequence genomic window:
- the LOC123148848 gene encoding protein FAM117B-like, which produces MPPPSAPSSSCAAALALLSLRSPSRLLAAVAAKEPELGGDGSEGSVGAGSGSGGAAAVSTRREPARSAPRASQVPPPPPPATGTSSRPSSSPTALPGGPRDTDS; this is translated from the exons ATGCCGCCTCCCAGTGCTCCCTCCTCTTCCTGCGCGGCGGCCCTTGCCCTCCTCTCTCTTCGGTCCCCTTCGCGCCTCCTCGCGGCAGTCGCAGCCAAGGAGCCCGAGCTCGGCGGCGACGGATCGGAAGGCAGCGTCGGCGCTGGATCTGGGAgtggtggagccgccgccgtctccactCGCCGGGAACCGGCCAGATCCGCCCCACGAGCTTCACAGGTGCCACCCCCTCCGCCACCAGCCACGGGGACATCCTCGAGGCCGTCGTCATCACCGACCGCGCTACCGGGAGGTCCAAGGGATACAGATTC GTGA